One stretch of Streptomyces sp. MMBL 11-1 DNA includes these proteins:
- a CDS encoding aspartate kinase, whose amino-acid sequence MGLVVQKYGGSSVADAEGIKRVAKRVVDAKKNGNQVVVVVSAMGDTTDELIDLAEQVSPMPTGREFDMLLTAGERISMALLAMAIKNLGHEAQSFTGSQAGVITDSVHNKARIIDVTPGRIRTSIDEGNIAIVAGFQGVSQEGKNITTLGRGGSDTTAVALAAALDAEVCEIYTDVDGVFTADPRVVKKAKKIDWISFEDMLELAASGSKVLLHRCVEYARRYNIPIHVRSSFSGLRGTWVSNEPQGDQQVEHAIISGVAHDVSEAKVTVVGVPDKPGEAAAIFRAIANAEVNIDMVVQNVSAATTGLTDISFTLPKAEGRKAIDALERTRSTIGFESLRYDDQIAKISLVGAGMKTNPGVTAGFFEALSDAGVNIELISTSEIRISVVTRADDVNEAVRAVHTAFGLDSDSDEAVVYGGTGR is encoded by the coding sequence GTGGGCCTTGTCGTGCAGAAGTACGGAGGCTCCTCCGTAGCCGATGCCGAGGGCATCAAGCGGGTTGCCAAGCGAGTCGTCGACGCCAAGAAGAACGGCAACCAAGTGGTTGTTGTGGTGTCCGCGATGGGCGACACGACGGACGAGTTGATAGACCTCGCCGAGCAGGTGTCTCCGATGCCTACCGGCCGTGAATTCGACATGCTGCTGACCGCCGGCGAGCGGATCTCCATGGCCCTCCTGGCGATGGCGATCAAAAACCTGGGCCACGAGGCCCAGTCGTTCACGGGCAGCCAGGCCGGTGTCATCACCGACTCGGTCCACAACAAAGCGCGCATCATCGATGTCACGCCGGGCCGCATCCGGACCTCGATCGACGAGGGCAACATCGCCATCGTCGCCGGGTTCCAGGGCGTGAGCCAGGAGGGCAAGAACATCACGACCCTCGGCCGCGGCGGGTCGGACACGACCGCCGTCGCGCTGGCCGCCGCGCTGGACGCCGAGGTCTGTGAGATCTACACCGACGTCGACGGCGTCTTCACCGCGGACCCCCGGGTCGTGAAGAAGGCGAAGAAGATCGACTGGATCTCCTTCGAGGACATGCTGGAGCTGGCCGCGTCCGGTTCCAAGGTGCTGCTGCACCGCTGCGTCGAGTACGCACGCCGTTACAACATCCCGATCCACGTCCGCTCGTCCTTCTCCGGACTGCGCGGCACCTGGGTCAGCAACGAGCCGCAAGGGGACCAGCAGGTGGAGCACGCGATCATCTCCGGAGTCGCCCACGACGTCTCGGAGGCCAAGGTCACCGTCGTCGGCGTCCCGGACAAGCCCGGCGAGGCCGCCGCGATCTTCCGGGCCATCGCCAACGCCGAGGTCAACATCGACATGGTGGTGCAGAACGTCTCCGCCGCGACGACCGGCCTGACGGACATCTCCTTCACCCTGCCCAAGGCGGAGGGCCGCAAGGCCATCGACGCCCTGGAGCGGACCCGGAGCACCATCGGTTTCGAATCGCTCCGCTACGACGACCAGATCGCGAAGATCTCCCTGGTCGGCGCCGGTATGAAGACCAACCCGGGCGTCACGGCCGGGTTCTTCGAGGCGCTGTCCGACGCGGGCGTGAACATCGAGCTGATCTCGACATCCGAGATCCGCATCTCGGTGGTCACCCGCGCCGACGACGTCAACGAGGCCGTGCGCGCCGTGCACACCGCCTTCGGGCTCGACAGCGACTCCGACGAGGCCGTCGTCTACGGAGGCACCGGCCGATGA
- a CDS encoding DUF5063 domain-containing protein, producing MSDATLNSVTQDPGDFAVQIADQIKTFIVAVTEVSKVDEPEEAVPVLLLQVSQLLLAGGRLGAYEDVLPDERYEPDLGAEPDADGLRERFAALLEPIDVYSEVFDPYEPRKAPVPHRISDDLADLVTDLGHGLAHYEAERTAEALWWWQFSYFSNWGSTASAALRALQSLVAHIRLGQPLEELDGLDTDQDPGEEDLAEAAGRVMIEEIAGPLGLRPVK from the coding sequence ATGTCTGACGCCACGCTGAACTCCGTCACGCAGGACCCGGGCGACTTCGCCGTCCAGATCGCGGACCAGATCAAGACGTTCATCGTCGCGGTCACCGAGGTGTCCAAGGTCGACGAGCCGGAAGAGGCCGTCCCGGTCCTGCTCCTCCAGGTCTCGCAGCTCCTGCTCGCGGGCGGCCGCCTCGGCGCGTACGAGGACGTCCTGCCCGACGAGCGGTACGAACCGGACCTCGGCGCCGAGCCGGACGCGGACGGCCTGCGCGAGCGGTTCGCGGCGCTGCTGGAGCCGATCGACGTCTACTCCGAGGTCTTCGACCCGTACGAGCCCCGCAAGGCCCCGGTCCCGCACCGGATCTCCGACGACCTGGCCGACCTGGTCACCGACCTCGGCCACGGCCTCGCGCACTACGAAGCCGAGCGCACCGCCGAGGCGCTGTGGTGGTGGCAGTTCTCGTACTTCTCCAACTGGGGCTCCACCGCCTCCGCCGCCCTCCGCGCCCTCCAGTCCCTGGTCGCCCACATCCGCCTCGGCCAGCCCCTGGAGGAGCTGGACGGCCTGGACACCGACCAGGACCCGGGCGAGGAGGACCTCGCCGAGGCGGCGGGCCGCGTGATGATCGAGGAGATCGCGGGCCCGCTGGGCCTGCGCCCGGTGAAGTAG
- the recR gene encoding recombination mediator RecR: MYEGVVQDLIDELGRLPGVGPKSAQRIAFHVLQAEPTDVRRLAHALLEVKDKVRFCEVCGNVAQQEQCGICRDARRDRSVICVVEEPKDVVAIERTREFRGRYHVLGGAISPIEGVGPDDLRIRELLARLADGSITELILATDPNLEGEATATYLARMVKPMGLRVTRLASGLPVGGDLEYADEVTLGRAFEGRRLLDV, encoded by the coding sequence TTGTACGAAGGCGTTGTTCAGGACCTCATCGACGAACTGGGCAGGCTGCCCGGCGTCGGTCCCAAGAGCGCGCAGCGGATCGCCTTCCACGTGCTGCAGGCCGAGCCCACCGACGTACGCCGGCTCGCGCACGCCCTCCTGGAGGTCAAGGACAAGGTCCGGTTCTGCGAGGTGTGCGGCAATGTCGCGCAGCAGGAGCAGTGCGGGATCTGCCGGGACGCGCGCCGCGACCGGAGCGTCATCTGCGTGGTCGAGGAGCCCAAGGACGTCGTGGCGATCGAGCGGACGCGTGAGTTCCGGGGCCGCTACCACGTCCTGGGCGGGGCGATCAGTCCGATCGAGGGCGTCGGCCCGGACGATCTGCGCATCCGCGAGCTGCTGGCGCGGCTCGCGGACGGCTCCATCACGGAGCTGATCCTCGCGACCGACCCCAATCTGGAGGGCGAGGCCACCGCGACGTACCTGGCGCGGATGGTCAAGCCGATGGGCCTCAGAGTGACCCGGCTGGCCAGCGGTCTGCCGGTCGGCGGCGACCTGGAGTACGCCGACGAGGTCACCCTGGGCCGCGCCTTCGAGGGAAGGCGGCTGCTGGATGTCTGA
- a CDS encoding aspartate aminotransferase family protein, whose protein sequence is MTPHAPHAPSADPAAGAAVKAADRAHVFHSWSAQGLIDPLAVAGAEGSYFWDYDGNRYLDFTSGLVYTNIGYQHPTVIAAIQEQAGRLATFAPAFAIEARSEAARLIAERTPGDLDKIFFTNGGAEAVENAVRMARLHTGRTKVLSAYRSYHGATSTAINLTGDPRRWPSDNGSAGVVRFWAPFLYRSPFHAANEAEECARALQHLEDTLAFEGPATIAAIVLETIPGTAGIMTPPPGYLAGVREICDRYGIVFVLDEVMAGFGRTGAWFAADHFDVVPDLLTFAKGVNSGYVPLGGVAISAEIAATFETRPYPGGLTYSGHPLACAAAVATIGVMEDEKVVEHAARIGETVLGPGLRELADRHPSVGEVRGLGAFWALELVRDRETREPLVPYNATGEANAPMAAFGAAAKKQGLWPFINMNRTHAVPACNVSEAEAKEGLAALDVALSVADSYTVQGA, encoded by the coding sequence ATGACCCCTCATGCCCCTCATGCCCCGTCCGCCGACCCCGCGGCCGGTGCGGCCGTGAAGGCCGCGGACCGCGCGCACGTGTTCCACTCCTGGTCCGCCCAGGGCCTCATCGACCCGCTCGCCGTCGCCGGCGCCGAGGGGTCCTACTTCTGGGACTACGACGGCAACCGCTACCTCGACTTCACCAGCGGGCTCGTCTACACCAACATCGGCTACCAGCACCCCACCGTGATCGCCGCGATCCAGGAGCAGGCGGGCAGGCTCGCCACCTTCGCTCCCGCGTTCGCGATCGAGGCGCGCTCCGAGGCCGCACGCCTCATCGCCGAGCGCACCCCCGGTGACCTGGACAAGATCTTCTTCACCAACGGCGGGGCGGAGGCCGTCGAGAACGCCGTCCGCATGGCCCGGCTGCACACCGGCCGCACGAAGGTGCTCTCCGCCTACCGCTCGTACCACGGGGCCACCTCCACCGCGATCAACCTCACCGGGGACCCGCGCCGCTGGCCCTCCGACAACGGCTCGGCGGGCGTCGTCCGCTTCTGGGCCCCGTTCCTCTACCGCTCCCCGTTCCACGCGGCGAACGAGGCCGAGGAGTGCGCCCGCGCCCTCCAGCACCTGGAGGACACCCTCGCCTTCGAGGGCCCGGCCACCATCGCCGCGATCGTCCTGGAGACCATCCCGGGCACGGCGGGCATCATGACCCCGCCGCCGGGCTATCTGGCGGGCGTCCGCGAGATCTGCGACCGGTACGGGATCGTCTTCGTGCTCGACGAGGTGATGGCCGGATTCGGCCGCACCGGCGCCTGGTTCGCCGCCGACCACTTCGACGTCGTGCCGGACCTGCTGACCTTCGCCAAGGGCGTCAACTCCGGTTACGTACCGCTGGGCGGCGTCGCCATCAGCGCCGAGATCGCCGCGACCTTCGAGACCCGCCCCTACCCCGGCGGCCTCACCTACTCCGGACACCCGCTGGCCTGCGCCGCCGCCGTCGCCACCATCGGCGTGATGGAGGACGAGAAGGTCGTCGAGCACGCGGCCCGGATCGGCGAGACCGTCCTCGGCCCCGGCCTGCGCGAACTCGCCGACCGCCACCCCTCGGTGGGCGAGGTGCGCGGCCTCGGCGCGTTCTGGGCACTGGAGCTGGTCCGTGACCGGGAGACCCGCGAGCCGCTCGTCCCGTACAACGCGACGGGCGAGGCCAACGCCCCGATGGCGGCCTTCGGGGCGGCGGCGAAGAAGCAGGGTCTGTGGCCGTTCATCAACATGAACCGAACCCACGCCGTCCCCGCTTGCAACGTCTCCGAGGCCGAGGCCAAGGAAGGGCTCGCGGCCCTGGACGTCGCTCTCTCCGTCGCCGACTCGTACACGGTCCAGGGCGCGTAA
- a CDS encoding aminoglycoside phosphotransferase family protein has protein sequence MDLADWRFVKTRTADADGVVYVSADGTRYRRTGGTALRREAAFQQMAAALGYPVPQVLDHGETSTGTFFVDEESLGGQSLHEKALASLDGGRELSDQVVDQLAEVSSRLLAAQAAHPVDRGPDALRRWVEQAGWTRNVFTENPDLGTHRTRAALTRVTDELAGTPMVWGHLDYGLPNVLPAGVIDWQHHGVTPPGYDVVLALEVIPFKGGAKGYAATPQQRERYLGVLDSAARAAGHPPVSPHQGAFLLIKSLFFLALMRPTDPARADKHQKWQYRRHLFLKGLEQYERTGNIDTALFPTLDSFATGQGPAVRP, from the coding sequence ATGGATCTGGCCGACTGGCGGTTCGTCAAGACGCGCACAGCCGATGCCGACGGGGTGGTCTACGTCTCGGCCGACGGCACCCGATATCGGAGGACCGGCGGTACGGCGCTGCGGCGCGAGGCGGCGTTCCAGCAGATGGCCGCCGCTCTGGGCTACCCGGTACCGCAGGTGCTTGACCACGGCGAGACGAGCACCGGCACGTTCTTCGTCGACGAGGAATCCCTGGGCGGGCAGTCGCTGCACGAGAAGGCGCTGGCGTCCCTGGACGGCGGACGGGAGCTGTCCGACCAGGTGGTCGACCAGCTCGCCGAAGTCTCCTCCCGACTGCTTGCCGCCCAGGCCGCACACCCCGTCGACCGGGGACCCGACGCTCTACGACGGTGGGTCGAACAGGCGGGTTGGACGCGCAACGTCTTCACCGAGAACCCCGACCTCGGCACCCACCGCACCCGGGCGGCCCTCACCCGGGTGACGGACGAGCTCGCCGGCACACCCATGGTGTGGGGCCACCTCGACTACGGCCTGCCGAATGTCCTGCCCGCAGGGGTCATCGACTGGCAGCACCACGGCGTGACGCCCCCGGGATACGACGTCGTCCTGGCCCTGGAGGTCATCCCCTTCAAGGGGGGCGCCAAAGGCTACGCCGCCACCCCACAGCAGCGCGAGCGGTACCTGGGCGTTCTCGATTCGGCAGCCCGGGCCGCCGGCCACCCGCCGGTCAGTCCGCACCAGGGGGCCTTTCTCCTGATCAAGAGCCTGTTCTTCCTGGCGCTGATGCGCCCGACCGATCCCGCCCGGGCCGACAAGCACCAGAAGTGGCAGTACCGGCGTCACCTCTTCCTGAAGGGACTCGAGCAGTATGAGCGCACCGGGAACATCGATACCGCCCTCTTCCCGACCCTCGACAGTTTCGCCACTGGGCAGGGCCCTGCCGTTCGTCCGTGA
- a CDS encoding NAD(P)H-binding protein, producing MILVTGATGNVGSELVRQLHAAGHGIGVRALSRDAARAGAAVPDGVEVAEGDLGRAESLKSALGGVRSLFLIPGVGDDAGVLDAARDAGVEHVVLVSSITVMTHPHLGPARANLAVERRLRESGMEWTVLRPTQFASNTLWWAQSVRDESVVRVPYADVGLPTVHPADIASVARAALAGPGHRGRTYPLTGPQRISPRQQAGELGRVLGRKVACVGVTREEAYPPMAATMGAEVADSVLDLMGGDVNDALLAVHDTVARVTGSPARPYRRWAEENADAFR from the coding sequence ATGATTTTGGTGACCGGTGCGACCGGGAACGTCGGCAGCGAGCTGGTGCGGCAGTTGCACGCGGCCGGGCACGGAATCGGCGTCCGGGCGCTCAGCCGGGACGCGGCGCGGGCCGGGGCCGCGGTGCCCGACGGGGTCGAGGTCGCGGAGGGTGACCTGGGGCGGGCCGAGTCGCTGAAGTCCGCGCTGGGAGGGGTGCGTTCACTGTTCCTGATCCCGGGCGTCGGCGACGACGCCGGAGTGCTCGACGCCGCCCGGGACGCGGGGGTGGAGCACGTGGTGCTGGTCTCCTCCATCACCGTCATGACCCATCCGCACCTCGGCCCGGCGCGGGCGAATCTCGCCGTCGAACGCCGGCTGCGGGAGAGCGGGATGGAGTGGACCGTCCTGCGGCCGACGCAGTTCGCCTCCAACACCCTCTGGTGGGCGCAGTCCGTGCGCGACGAATCCGTGGTGCGCGTGCCGTACGCGGATGTCGGGCTGCCGACCGTCCACCCCGCCGACATCGCCTCGGTGGCCCGTGCGGCGCTGGCCGGGCCGGGTCACCGGGGGCGGACCTACCCGCTCACCGGGCCGCAGCGGATCAGCCCGCGGCAGCAGGCCGGCGAACTGGGGCGGGTGCTGGGCCGGAAGGTGGCCTGCGTCGGGGTCACCCGGGAGGAGGCCTACCCGCCGATGGCCGCGACGATGGGGGCCGAGGTCGCGGACAGCGTCCTCGACCTGATGGGCGGCGACGTCAACGACGCGCTGCTGGCCGTGCACGACACCGTGGCCCGGGTCACCGGCTCGCCCGCCCGCCCCTACCGCCGCTGGGCCGAGGAGAACGCCGACGCGTTCCGGTGA
- a CDS encoding Uma2 family endonuclease — MAPRTTAQPQMSVEEFEELARRAPELVRLEFINGKVQVKPAPDGNHGAIVMWLLRQCMQRRPELSLFPDQGLAIEAYRGGRARPDGVLAPDEHFAGAGEWADPTGVLMTVEVTSRDADTNRRDRVEKPDGYAAAGIPVYLLVDREACSVTVFTEPEKGAYRSATTRPFGAVVELPGPVGFPLDTEKLKEYAD; from the coding sequence ATGGCCCCCAGGACCACCGCCCAGCCGCAGATGAGTGTCGAGGAGTTCGAGGAACTCGCCCGCCGAGCCCCCGAACTGGTGCGGCTGGAGTTCATCAACGGAAAGGTCCAGGTAAAGCCCGCGCCTGACGGCAATCACGGGGCGATCGTCATGTGGCTGCTGAGGCAGTGCATGCAGCGGCGTCCGGAACTGTCGCTCTTCCCTGACCAGGGCCTCGCGATCGAGGCGTACCGCGGGGGCCGGGCCCGCCCCGACGGCGTTCTCGCACCTGACGAGCACTTCGCCGGGGCGGGGGAGTGGGCCGACCCCACCGGCGTACTGATGACCGTGGAGGTCACCTCCCGTGACGCCGACACCAACCGGCGCGACCGGGTCGAGAAGCCCGACGGCTACGCGGCGGCCGGTATTCCGGTCTACCTGCTCGTCGACCGCGAGGCGTGTTCGGTCACCGTCTTCACCGAGCCGGAGAAGGGCGCGTACCGCTCCGCCACCACCCGGCCCTTCGGCGCGGTCGTCGAGCTGCCCGGGCCGGTCGGCTTCCCGCTCGACACCGAGAAGCTCAAGGAGTACGCCGACTGA
- a CDS encoding LamG domain-containing protein — translation MTGRTGQGRARRVRRAAVAAVLAAGTVLATPGTVLAAAGGLPPTQPRTADLATEYSACVSGGERPYVGSVPRLTARLYGPGGGQPGEESKVRGEFEAWWQGEGGVEERVTTTTSTLLDTAPFSWQLPDTIPDETVVSWRVRAVNDAGASAWSSEAPGAPCEFVYDRTHPDAPVVTSSDYPDDNTWTPGAGVRGTFRFAARAEDVVAFAYEFMGEPPHTADVRPDGSAEISFVPKKSGRQVLAVQAQDRAGNRGPRTSYTFLIGEGPAPVARWKLADATGARSAAAENGTAARAGAGVAFGAPAPSGTPLTSTASLDGSGHGFLTPGAPAVVDTAKDFAVGGWVRPARVDGTRTVLSQDAGTGRAFTLGLTQAGSAPAWSFAVGGARVTGGLPETGDWAYVLGQYDAGTGTARLYVNGRAVGEEAAAVPAAGEGAFQIGRARGALGYRDRWQGEIGDVRAYDRIVVPEELTALATRAARRAGHWALDTAPDGLAPETGGGAPVKLGAGASVYRLDHPCDVFDPDCVQDWPLEGDGHLRLDGVSGHAATDAPVVDTSGSFTVSARVRLTDDAPAGPMTAISQGGEHGDAFKVRFDPENSSWDLVLAHADEPGAPETVLRRIEWPDGDIGAGHRVTVVHDASANQMSFYVEGWKESEGGTAAFDTAWRSTGGLQLGRARTADGWGEHLKGVVDSVYAYEGVLSETEIQRLP, via the coding sequence ATGACAGGACGTACAGGACAGGGACGAGCGAGACGAGTGAGACGGGCGGCCGTGGCGGCCGTGCTCGCCGCCGGGACGGTGCTGGCGACGCCGGGCACCGTTCTGGCAGCGGCCGGAGGACTTCCGCCGACGCAGCCGCGGACCGCCGATCTGGCGACGGAGTACTCGGCGTGCGTATCCGGCGGGGAACGGCCGTACGTGGGGTCCGTGCCGCGGCTGACGGCGCGGCTGTACGGGCCCGGCGGCGGGCAGCCCGGTGAAGAGAGCAAGGTCCGGGGCGAGTTCGAGGCGTGGTGGCAGGGCGAGGGCGGCGTCGAGGAGCGCGTGACCACGACCACCAGCACGCTGCTCGACACCGCTCCGTTCAGCTGGCAGCTGCCGGACACCATCCCCGACGAGACCGTCGTGTCCTGGCGGGTGCGGGCCGTCAACGACGCGGGTGCCTCCGCCTGGAGCAGCGAAGCGCCGGGCGCGCCCTGCGAGTTCGTGTACGACCGCACCCACCCCGACGCCCCGGTCGTCACCTCCTCCGACTATCCGGACGACAACACCTGGACGCCCGGCGCCGGAGTCCGGGGGACCTTCCGCTTCGCGGCGCGGGCCGAGGACGTCGTCGCCTTCGCCTACGAGTTCATGGGTGAGCCGCCGCACACGGCCGACGTCCGGCCCGACGGTTCGGCCGAGATCAGCTTCGTGCCGAAGAAGTCCGGCCGCCAGGTCCTCGCCGTTCAGGCGCAGGACCGGGCGGGCAACCGCGGCCCGCGCACCAGCTACACCTTCCTGATCGGGGAGGGGCCCGCCCCGGTGGCCCGGTGGAAGCTCGCCGACGCGACGGGGGCCCGTTCGGCCGCCGCCGAGAACGGCACCGCGGCCCGGGCCGGTGCGGGGGTCGCGTTCGGCGCGCCCGCGCCCTCCGGTACCCCGCTCACCTCCACCGCCTCGCTCGACGGATCGGGCCACGGCTTCCTGACCCCGGGCGCCCCGGCCGTCGTCGACACCGCGAAGGACTTCGCGGTGGGCGGCTGGGTGCGGCCGGCGCGCGTCGACGGCACCCGTACGGTCCTCTCGCAGGACGCGGGCACGGGGCGAGCGTTCACCCTGGGGCTGACCCAGGCGGGCTCCGCCCCCGCCTGGTCGTTCGCCGTCGGCGGGGCGCGGGTCACGGGCGGGCTGCCCGAGACCGGCGACTGGGCGTACGTGCTCGGCCAGTACGACGCCGGGACCGGCACGGCCCGGCTGTACGTGAACGGCCGCGCGGTCGGCGAGGAGGCCGCCGCCGTCCCCGCGGCGGGCGAGGGCGCCTTCCAGATCGGCCGGGCGCGCGGGGCGCTGGGCTACCGGGACCGCTGGCAGGGGGAGATCGGTGACGTTCGGGCGTACGACCGGATCGTGGTGCCGGAGGAGCTGACGGCCCTCGCGACCCGTGCCGCGCGGCGGGCCGGCCACTGGGCGCTGGACACCGCGCCCGACGGCCTCGCCCCGGAGACGGGCGGGGGCGCACCCGTGAAGCTGGGCGCGGGCGCCTCGGTCTACCGCCTCGACCACCCCTGCGACGTCTTCGACCCGGACTGCGTCCAGGACTGGCCGCTGGAGGGCGACGGGCACCTCCGTCTCGACGGCGTCTCGGGCCACGCGGCCACGGACGCGCCGGTGGTCGACACCTCGGGGAGCTTCACCGTGAGCGCCCGCGTCCGGCTCACCGACGACGCTCCGGCGGGGCCGATGACGGCGATCTCCCAGGGCGGGGAGCACGGCGACGCCTTCAAGGTGCGCTTCGACCCGGAGAACTCCAGCTGGGACCTGGTGCTGGCGCACGCCGACGAGCCGGGTGCGCCGGAGACCGTGCTCCGCCGGATCGAGTGGCCCGACGGTGACATCGGCGCGGGGCACCGGGTGACCGTCGTCCACGACGCCTCGGCGAACCAGATGTCCTTCTACGTGGAGGGGTGGAAGGAGTCCGAGGGCGGCACCGCGGCCTTCGACACCGCCTGGAGGAGCACCGGTGGGCTCCAGCTCGGCCGGGCCCGCACCGCCGACGGCTGGGGCGAGCACCTGAAGGGCGTCGTGGACAGCGTGTACGCCTACGAGGGCGTGCTGTCCGAGACGGAGATACAGCGGCTGCCGTAA
- a CDS encoding GntR family transcriptional regulator gives MSPSGGVTRNTLRQQIADALRDEVLAGRLPPGREFTVKQIAEQYGVSATPVREALFDLSAQGLLVSDQHRGFQVREFTVADFRAMAEARALVVEGLFRAPAERVAVRPETLASIRRRAAEAVRAAKGGDLDVLIGYDLRFWRELGQFILNPYVTDFLARLRVQAWVFAVHRLRRDGMDEDVLWFGHEDLVEAISRGDHEQVHAAMHSYYAHALAWADRLEARAAGGDAPVPPESPQAPGHCA, from the coding sequence ATGAGTCCGAGCGGAGGTGTGACGCGCAACACCCTGCGCCAGCAGATCGCCGACGCGCTGCGTGACGAGGTGCTGGCAGGGCGTCTTCCGCCGGGCCGGGAGTTCACCGTCAAGCAGATCGCCGAGCAGTACGGGGTCTCCGCGACGCCCGTCCGCGAGGCGCTCTTCGACCTCTCCGCGCAGGGGCTCCTCGTCTCCGACCAGCACCGCGGCTTCCAGGTGCGCGAGTTCACCGTCGCCGACTTCCGCGCGATGGCCGAGGCCCGCGCCCTCGTCGTCGAGGGCCTCTTCCGCGCCCCCGCCGAGAGGGTCGCCGTCCGGCCCGAGACTCTCGCCTCGATCCGCCGCCGGGCCGCGGAGGCGGTCCGCGCGGCGAAGGGCGGCGACCTCGACGTGCTGATCGGGTACGACCTGCGGTTCTGGCGGGAGCTGGGGCAGTTCATCCTCAACCCGTACGTCACCGACTTCCTCGCCCGTCTCCGCGTCCAGGCCTGGGTGTTCGCCGTGCACCGGCTGCGCCGCGACGGCATGGACGAGGACGTGCTGTGGTTCGGCCACGAGGACCTCGTCGAGGCCATCTCCCGGGGCGACCACGAGCAGGTCCACGCCGCCATGCACTCCTACTACGCGCACGCGCTGGCCTGGGCGGACCGGCTGGAGGCGCGGGCGGCGGGGGGAGACGCGCCGGTGCCGCCGGAGTCCCCGCAGGCCCCGGGGCACTGTGCGTGA
- a CDS encoding YbaB/EbfC family nucleoid-associated protein, giving the protein MIPGGGQPNMQQLLQQAQKMQQDLATAQEELARTEVDGQAGGGLVKATVTGSGELRALVIDPKAVDPEDTETLADLVVAAVQAANENAQALQQEKLGPLAQGLGGGGGIPGLPF; this is encoded by the coding sequence GTGATTCCCGGTGGTGGCCAGCCCAATATGCAGCAGTTGCTCCAGCAGGCCCAGAAGATGCAGCAGGATCTCGCCACGGCCCAGGAGGAACTGGCCAGGACCGAGGTCGACGGACAGGCGGGTGGCGGTCTCGTGAAGGCCACGGTGACCGGCTCCGGCGAGCTCCGCGCCCTGGTGATCGACCCGAAGGCGGTGGACCCGGAGGACACCGAGACGCTCGCCGACCTCGTCGTCGCGGCCGTCCAGGCGGCCAACGAGAACGCGCAGGCGCTCCAGCAGGAGAAGCTCGGCCCGCTGGCGCAGGGCCTGGGCGGCGGGGGCGGCATCCCCGGCCTGCCGTTCTGA
- a CDS encoding SLATT domain-containing protein, translating into MSQPEMQPEGPPRKETDAGSGENGAEHSASGPARGRPAGRDLTGRPFPLGDWGEPAERLDELYRWVETGALDTADWYLNDRVRKRRAARALRMGTAIGGVAGAALPLLDLTGVLSGSAGWGYLSLLLGAACMAGDRYFGLTSGWIRNLATAQAVQRRLQVLQFDWASECVRETLGPTEGTASEAAERCLGVLRRFSEDITELVRSETADWMVEFRAGPAPMGTQALATGSAGGRGESGAAPGRFSMPSVAARPNMPRQRPPESPR; encoded by the coding sequence GTGAGTCAGCCGGAGATGCAGCCCGAGGGGCCGCCCCGCAAAGAGACCGATGCGGGATCCGGTGAGAACGGAGCTGAGCATTCCGCTTCCGGCCCGGCCAGGGGGCGCCCCGCCGGGCGCGATCTGACCGGGCGCCCGTTTCCCCTCGGCGACTGGGGCGAGCCGGCCGAGCGGCTCGACGAGCTCTACCGCTGGGTCGAGACCGGCGCGCTGGACACGGCCGACTGGTATCTCAACGACCGGGTCCGCAAGCGCCGGGCCGCCAGGGCCCTGCGGATGGGTACCGCCATCGGGGGGGTCGCCGGGGCCGCCCTGCCGCTGCTCGACCTGACCGGCGTCCTGAGCGGGTCGGCGGGCTGGGGCTATCTGTCCCTGCTGCTGGGGGCCGCCTGCATGGCCGGCGACCGGTATTTCGGTCTCACCTCCGGGTGGATAAGGAATCTCGCCACGGCCCAGGCAGTGCAGCGGCGGCTCCAGGTGCTCCAGTTCGACTGGGCCTCGGAGTGCGTACGGGAGACGCTCGGGCCGACCGAGGGCACGGCCAGCGAGGCGGCCGAACGGTGCCTGGGGGTGCTGCGGAGGTTCTCCGAGGACATCACCGAGCTGGTGCGGTCGGAGACGGCGGACTGGATGGTGGAGTTCCGGGCGGGCCCGGCGCCGATGGGCACGCAGGCCCTGGCGACGGGGAGCGCCGGAGGGCGCGGCGAGTCGGGGGCGGCGCCGGGGCGGTTCTCGATGCCGTCGGTGGCGGCGCGGCCGAACATGCCGCGGCAGCGGCCGCCGGAGTCACCGCGGTGA